One genomic region from Rothia dentocariosa ATCC 17931 encodes:
- a CDS encoding ABC transporter substrate-binding protein gives MSIFTAKPSLKKSLALLALAPLVLTGCVSTASDGENGEVNLINNGVLTVCTNTPYMPFEYEENGKIVGIDADIANAIAKDLGAEAQLTSISFEGLDSGTGLTSGQCDIALAGISVTDERKSKMEFTDVYFEDNQAILVPKNSKISSVEDLKNAKVGAQQATSGESYAKEKGADVVQYEDNELMFSALKTGQVQAVSANLSVISEALTKDPDSFKIAYQTSENADQIAGAVAPEKKALLDKANKTIQQLKSSGELDKIKEKWTKAKSSSSSASSSSAN, from the coding sequence ATGTCGATTTTCACCGCAAAACCCAGCCTCAAAAAGTCCCTCGCACTCCTCGCGCTCGCACCCCTCGTCCTCACCGGATGCGTCTCAACCGCATCCGACGGCGAAAACGGAGAGGTAAACCTCATCAACAACGGAGTCCTCACCGTCTGCACCAACACCCCCTACATGCCCTTCGAATACGAAGAAAACGGAAAAATCGTAGGTATCGATGCAGATATCGCAAACGCTATCGCCAAAGACCTGGGCGCAGAAGCACAGCTCACCTCCATCAGCTTTGAAGGCCTCGATTCGGGCACCGGGCTCACCAGCGGACAATGCGATATTGCGCTCGCGGGTATCAGCGTGACCGACGAGCGGAAATCCAAGATGGAATTCACCGATGTCTACTTCGAAGACAACCAAGCGATTCTGGTTCCTAAAAACTCTAAGATCTCCTCCGTCGAAGATCTTAAGAACGCCAAAGTCGGCGCTCAGCAGGCAACCAGCGGCGAATCCTATGCCAAAGAAAAAGGCGCGGATGTTGTGCAGTACGAGGACAACGAACTCATGTTCTCGGCATTGAAGACCGGTCAGGTGCAGGCCGTCTCGGCAAACCTCTCGGTTATTTCTGAGGCGCTGACCAAAGACCCCGACTCTTTCAAGATCGCCTATCAGACCTCGGAAAACGCCGACCAGATTGCCGGTGCGGTAGCCCCCGAAAAGAAAGCCCTGCTGGATAAAGCGAATAAGACAATTCAGCAGCTCAAGTCCAGCG
- a CDS encoding demethylmenaquinone methyltransferase, whose translation MSNVEKNVQGTRATLDKKTGDIAAMFDTVAKRYDLMNGILSLGRHIYWRKQTVAAVDARPGQKVLDVAAGTGTSSEPFADAGIDVIAADLSEGMLEVGRKRRPDMTFVRADVTDLPFEDDSFDAVTMSYGLRNVADYPRALSELYRVTKPGGRIVVLEFSTPTFAPFGKVYKEYIMKAIPPVARAISSNPESYVYLAESIIDWPDQRTLAHKFAQAGWQDVKYRNLSGGIVAIHRGFKPQN comes from the coding sequence GTGAGCAACGTAGAGAAAAATGTTCAGGGTACCCGCGCAACCCTTGACAAGAAGACCGGCGATATCGCCGCCATGTTTGACACCGTCGCGAAGCGCTACGACTTGATGAACGGCATCTTGTCGCTGGGACGGCACATCTACTGGCGCAAGCAGACCGTCGCCGCCGTGGATGCGCGTCCCGGGCAGAAGGTTCTCGACGTTGCTGCCGGTACCGGAACCTCATCCGAGCCTTTCGCCGACGCCGGGATTGATGTTATCGCTGCGGACCTTTCCGAAGGGATGCTGGAGGTCGGGCGTAAACGCCGCCCCGATATGACCTTCGTGCGGGCGGATGTTACCGACCTTCCTTTCGAGGACGACAGCTTCGATGCCGTCACCATGTCCTACGGTTTGCGTAACGTTGCAGATTACCCTCGTGCGCTGAGCGAACTGTACCGGGTTACTAAGCCCGGCGGGCGCATCGTGGTGCTGGAATTCTCAACCCCAACCTTCGCCCCTTTCGGTAAGGTATATAAGGAATACATTATGAAGGCGATACCGCCCGTAGCGCGCGCGATCTCCTCAAACCCGGAATCCTATGTATATTTGGCGGAGTCGATTATCGATTGGCCGGATCAGAGAACCCTTGCCCACAAGTTCGCGCAGGCGGGCTGGCAGGACGTCAAATATCGTAATCTCAGCGGCGGAATTGTTGCCATTCACCGTGGTTTCAAACCCCAAAACTAA